In Methanosphaera sp. ISO3-F5, a genomic segment contains:
- the purB gene encoding adenylosuccinate lyase, with translation MAIHPIEFRYGTPEMKAVWEQESKLQNMLKVEAALAKAEGEIGLIPKEAADEINRKATTEYVKQERVDEIEKATNHDIGALMKALEEVCDNGAGEYVHYGSTSNDIIDSSQSLQLKESIEIIREKIIKLIKILIDLAEEHKDTVTIGRTHGQHALPTTYAMKFAIYIDELTRQIERLDLTKEHVCVGMMTGAVGTTAALGETGYDIHVRVSEILGLNPVHISNQVVQRDNHAEYVMTLANLCSTLEKMALEVRNLQRTEIMEVGEKFDPEKQMGSSTMPHKRNPITGERICGVSRVVRSYVNAALQDNPLWHERDLTNSSCERIILPESAILTDYILNLSIKLFSKLDFYDENIERNLNASNGLVMAERFMSKLTQKGMGRQSAYSIVRRCAMDAYEENTGLREMVSKQEEITKYMSQDEIDEILDPHTYLGSSSKFVDNVISYAQKFIE, from the coding sequence ATGGCAATACATCCAATAGAATTCAGATATGGTACTCCAGAAATGAAGGCTGTATGGGAACAGGAATCAAAATTACAAAACATGTTAAAAGTAGAAGCTGCACTAGCAAAAGCAGAAGGAGAAATAGGATTAATACCTAAGGAAGCAGCTGATGAAATAAACAGGAAAGCAACAACAGAATACGTTAAACAAGAAAGAGTAGATGAAATAGAAAAAGCAACAAACCATGATATTGGTGCACTAATGAAAGCACTAGAAGAAGTATGTGACAATGGTGCAGGAGAATACGTGCATTACGGTTCTACAAGTAATGATATCATAGACTCATCACAATCATTACAGTTAAAAGAATCAATAGAAATCATAAGAGAAAAAATAATTAAACTCATCAAAATACTCATCGACTTAGCAGAAGAACATAAAGATACTGTTACAATAGGACGTACCCATGGACAACACGCTTTACCTACAACATATGCAATGAAATTTGCAATATACATTGATGAATTAACACGTCAGATTGAAAGATTAGACCTTACCAAGGAACATGTATGTGTAGGAATGATGACTGGAGCAGTTGGTACAACAGCAGCTCTTGGAGAAACTGGATATGATATACATGTAAGAGTATCCGAGATTTTAGGACTTAACCCTGTGCACATATCTAACCAGGTTGTTCAAAGAGACAACCATGCAGAATATGTTATGACCCTTGCAAACCTTTGCAGTACATTAGAAAAAATGGCATTAGAAGTACGTAACCTTCAAAGAACTGAGATTATGGAAGTTGGAGAAAAATTTGATCCTGAAAAACAGATGGGAAGTAGTACTATGCCACATAAAAGAAATCCTATTACTGGTGAAAGAATATGTGGAGTATCCCGTGTTGTCAGATCATATGTGAATGCTGCACTTCAGGACAATCCATTATGGCATGAACGTGACCTTACCAATTCATCATGTGAAAGAATTATCTTACCTGAATCTGCAATATTAACTGATTATATATTAAACTTGTCAATTAAGTTATTCTCTAAATTAGATTTCTATGATGAGAATATTGAAAGAAATCTTAATGCTAGTAATGGTCTTGTTATGGCTGAAAGATTCATGTCTAAACTTACACAGAAGGGTATGGGTAGGCAGAGTGCTTATAGTATTGTTAGAAGATGTGCTATGGATGCTTATGAAGAGAATACTGGTCTTAGGGAAATGGTTTCCAAACAGGAGGAAATTACTAAGTATATGAGTCAGGATGAGATTGATGAAATTTTAGATCCTCATACTTATCTTGGTAGTAGCAGCAAGTTTGTTGA
- a CDS encoding Rpp14/Pop5 family protein, with protein sequence MKLKILPPTLREKKRYIALKIYSQNRIKKEDITNILWNSIINLYGEIESSKINLWIIETNEIKNSKRFQQNVIVKCQRGYEEEAITSFNTIFRQRETRITVHTIGTSGTIKSLKQKYNLP encoded by the coding sequence ATGAAATTAAAAATATTGCCCCCAACACTGAGAGAGAAAAAAAGATACATAGCACTAAAAATATACAGCCAAAACAGAATAAAAAAAGAGGACATTACAAACATCCTATGGAACAGTATAATAAACCTATATGGCGAAATAGAATCAAGCAAAATAAACCTATGGATAATAGAAACAAATGAAATAAAAAACAGCAAAAGATTCCAACAAAATGTCATAGTCAAATGTCAAAGAGGATACGAAGAAGAAGCAATAACCTCATTCAACACTATCTTCAGACAAAGAGAAACCAGAATAACAGTACATACAATAGGAACATCAGGAACAATAAAATCCCTGAAACAAAAATATAACCTCCCCTAA
- the rnp3 gene encoding ribonuclease P protein component 3 gives MTIFYDFNIIPREDVVETLETFGFKGACIFYDSKKYFDNNLREVFEELNESTTLDLYHGIVIDEANPQLLRKEVQRCYRKVDLIMANGGDESLNRIICETPQIDIINHPYRNKRNSGLNHVLAKLLVENNISVNINFRDVLEHRGYFRAKIINQINQLLMLQRKYDFRCVLSSGSESFYDVKSPRSMLLLSQLLDMDINYAKKCMTTYPEEIIENITIHKESIVQGVRIIKD, from the coding sequence ATGACTATTTTTTATGACTTTAATATAATTCCAAGAGAAGATGTTGTTGAAACTTTAGAAACATTTGGATTTAAAGGTGCATGCATCTTTTATGATTCGAAGAAGTATTTTGATAATAATTTAAGGGAAGTTTTTGAAGAATTGAATGAATCCACGACTCTTGATTTATATCATGGTATTGTTATTGATGAGGCTAATCCTCAATTGTTAAGAAAAGAGGTTCAGCGTTGTTATAGAAAGGTTGATTTGATAATGGCTAATGGTGGGGATGAAAGTTTAAACAGGATTATTTGTGAAACTCCTCAGATTGATATTATTAACCATCCTTATCGTAATAAGCGTAATAGTGGTCTTAATCATGTGCTTGCCAAGCTTCTTGTTGAGAATAATATTAGTGTTAATATTAATTTTAGAGATGTTCTGGAACATAGGGGTTATTTTAGGGCTAAAATTATTAATCAGATTAATCAGTTGCTTATGTTGCAGAGAAAGTATGATTTTAGGTGTGTTCTTAGTAGTGGTAGTGAATCTTTTTATGATGTGAAATCTCCTAGAAGTATGCTATTGCTAAGTCAACTGTTAGACATGGATATAAACTATGCAAAAAAATGCATGACAACATACCCTGAAGAAATAATTGAAAACATAACAATACATAAGGAAAGTATTGTTCAAGGTGTAAGAATAATCAAGGACTAA
- a CDS encoding RNA-binding domain-containing protein: MIHNISYRTFVYGTEDEEKVMTAIGHLFPSILPEKTINEDYFGNKITILTEKITKKRTNKDIIAFLNNNLSSEDKKIIKEELNRRIDEKGNLFLRFDKQSAYDEKIRLTYSGDAIHVRIKIASYPVSKENAIKVAHKIFNFL, translated from the coding sequence ATGATTCATAACATTTCCTATCGAACTTTTGTTTATGGTACCGAAGATGAAGAAAAAGTAATGACCGCCATAGGTCATCTTTTTCCTTCTATTTTACCAGAAAAAACCATAAATGAAGATTATTTTGGTAATAAGATAACTATTTTAACAGAAAAAATTACCAAAAAACGAACTAACAAAGACATTATTGCATTCCTAAATAATAACTTATCCAGTGAAGATAAGAAGATTATTAAGGAAGAATTAAATCGTAGAATTGATGAGAAAGGAAACTTGTTTCTGCGCTTTGATAAGCAATCAGCTTATGATGAAAAAATCAGATTAACTTATTCTGGTGATGCAATACATGTCAGAATAAAAATTGCTAGTTATCCGGTAAGTAAAGAAAATGCAATTAAGGTTGCTCATAAAATCTTTAACTTCTTATAA
- a CDS encoding 50S ribosomal protein L15e, with product MYKHMQDAWKNPSESYVKELMRERLPKWRRQPVIIRIDKPTRIDKARKLGYKAKTGYVVARIRVRRGSRRKSRFKNGRDPKRMGVNKISGAKSIQRMAEERVARKYPNLEVLNSYWVWEDGKAKYYEVILVDPQRPEIQHDNKINWICSKKHTRRAFRGLTSAGKKGRGLRHKGKGAEKVR from the coding sequence ATGTATAAACATATGCAAGATGCATGGAAAAACCCAAGCGAATCATACGTAAAAGAACTAATGAGAGAAAGATTACCTAAATGGAGAAGACAACCTGTAATTATCAGAATTGATAAACCTACAAGAATTGATAAAGCTCGAAAATTAGGTTACAAAGCAAAAACAGGATATGTTGTAGCAAGAATCAGAGTAAGAAGAGGATCAAGAAGAAAATCCAGATTCAAAAACGGTAGAGATCCAAAAAGAATGGGTGTTAACAAAATCTCTGGTGCAAAATCCATTCAAAGAATGGCAGAAGAACGTGTTGCACGTAAATATCCTAACTTAGAAGTTCTAAATTCCTACTGGGTATGGGAAGATGGTAAAGCAAAATACTATGAAGTAATCCTAGTTGATCCACAACGCCCAGAAATCCAACACGACAACAAAATCAATTGGATATGCAGTAAAAAACATACAAGACGTGCATTCCGTGGTTTAACCAGTGCTGGTAAAAAAGGTAGAGGATTACGTCACAAAGGTAAAGGTGCTGAAAAGGTTAGATAG
- a CDS encoding transcription factor S — translation MEFCPKCGKVLLPKHNILHCYGCGYEKVISDDKKKDYLIEQDVSDKQNIIVTGDKVNTMPTTSGLCYRCHNRELEWWMVQTRKSDEATTIFYRCTKCGNTWRR, via the coding sequence ATGGAGTTTTGTCCGAAGTGTGGAAAGGTTTTACTGCCTAAACATAACATTTTGCACTGTTATGGTTGTGGGTATGAGAAAGTTATTAGTGATGATAAAAAGAAGGATTATCTTATAGAACAGGATGTTTCTGATAAGCAGAACATTATTGTTACTGGGGATAAGGTTAATACTATGCCCACTACCAGTGGCTTATGTTATAGGTGTCATAATCGAGAACTGGAATGGTGGATGGTTCAAACTCGTAAGTCTGATGAGGCTACCACTATATTTTATCGTTGCACTAAGTGTGGTAATACGTGGCGCAGGTAA
- the ribC gene encoding riboflavin synthase translates to MSKRIGICSTTFARYDMASAAIKQIKKQVTGVKFVESYVPGVKDLPVAAKKLIEEENCDIVMAFGMPGGEKIDKLCAHEASTGLIQAQLMTNTHILEVFVHEDEGKDDKDLKELMFNRATQHADNLVKMLFKPDQMRREIGTGIREGRENKGPL, encoded by the coding sequence ATGTCTAAGAGGATAGGTATTTGCAGTACTACTTTTGCCCGTTATGATATGGCTAGTGCTGCTATTAAGCAGATTAAGAAACAGGTTACTGGTGTTAAATTTGTTGAGTCTTATGTGCCTGGTGTTAAGGATTTGCCTGTGGCTGCTAAGAAATTGATTGAAGAAGAAAATTGTGATATTGTTATGGCTTTTGGTATGCCTGGTGGAGAGAAGATTGATAAGTTATGTGCTCATGAGGCTAGTACTGGGTTGATTCAGGCTCAGTTAATGACTAATACTCATATTTTGGAAGTTTTTGTTCATGAAGATGAGGGTAAGGATGATAAGGATTTGAAGGAGCTGATGTTTAACAGGGCAACTCAGCATGCTGATAATCTTGTTAAGATGTTGTTTAAGCCTGATCAGATGAGGCGTGAGATTGGTACGGGTATTCGTGAAGGCCGTGAGAATAAGGGTCCTTTATAG
- the mch gene encoding methenyltetrahydromethanopterin cyclohydrolase, which translates to MSESMNVEAKKIADKMVKDEEKLKLKSFTLENGTLVIDCGVEAKGSIKGGELFTKVCLGGICDVGISIPGDLSDIMAMPAVKVKTDFPALTTLGSQKAGWNISVNGYHAMGSGPAQAHKFKDDKIYELTGYTEESDIAVITLEANKLPTEEVAEFIASECGVSTENLTILVAPTSSLVGSIQISGRALEVGVYKMYEVMGFDITKITYAAGITPITPVDPDTLKAMGKTNDAIIFGGRTYYYIEPDEGESLEELAVNLPSSSSENYGKSFLEFFKEADGDFYKIPKEVFAPAQVIVNDMVTGEMFHTGSIDLERLKKSFEVKEVKFL; encoded by the coding sequence ATGAGTGAAAGTATGAATGTAGAAGCTAAAAAAATAGCTGACAAAATGGTTAAAGATGAAGAAAAATTAAAACTAAAATCATTCACCCTAGAAAATGGGACACTAGTTATTGATTGTGGTGTAGAAGCAAAGGGCAGTATTAAAGGTGGAGAACTGTTCACTAAGGTGTGTCTTGGTGGAATATGTGATGTTGGTATATCAATTCCTGGAGATTTAAGTGACATAATGGCCATGCCTGCAGTTAAAGTTAAAACTGATTTTCCTGCATTAACAACTCTTGGTTCACAGAAGGCTGGCTGGAATATTAGTGTGAATGGTTATCATGCTATGGGTTCAGGTCCTGCACAGGCACATAAGTTTAAAGATGATAAGATTTATGAATTAACAGGTTATACTGAAGAATCAGATATAGCAGTTATTACACTTGAAGCAAATAAGTTACCTACTGAGGAAGTTGCAGAGTTTATTGCCAGTGAATGTGGAGTTAGTACTGAAAATTTAACAATACTTGTTGCTCCTACATCATCACTTGTTGGTTCTATCCAGATATCTGGTCGTGCTTTAGAGGTTGGAGTTTATAAGATGTATGAAGTGATGGGCTTTGATATTACAAAAATTACTTATGCTGCTGGTATCACACCGATTACTCCTGTTGATCCTGATACTCTTAAGGCTATGGGAAAAACTAATGATGCTATTATTTTTGGTGGAAGAACCTATTATTATATTGAACCGGATGAAGGTGAAAGTTTAGAAGAATTGGCTGTTAATTTACCTTCTTCTTCATCAGAAAATTATGGTAAAAGTTTCCTAGAATTCTTTAAAGAAGCTGATGGTGATTTCTATAAGATACCTAAGGAAGTGTTTGCTCCTGCTCAGGTTATTGTGAATGATATGGTTACTGGTGAGATGTTCCATACTGGTAGTATTGATCTGGAAAGGCTTAAAAAATCTTTTGAAGTGAAGGAAGTTAAATTTTTATAA
- a CDS encoding thymidylate synthase, translating to MAKFIRSNNIANAWLTCVKKIMLEGNEVTDERGSLTKEIQNVMIEITNPGDDTIPECSPWHDDRLETYKQELLDPDNEQGFVYTYGNRLRQYFDIDQIDTCIDKLNNCRESRRAIAITIDPIQDNKVDEIPCLQEIAFLIRNDELYMTDFFRSNDCGGATFPNLFGIREVGYYVAENTGTELVNMVHHAMSLHIYEHDWDKCREILKKW from the coding sequence ATGGCAAAATTTATTAGGTCAAATAATATTGCGAATGCATGGTTAACTTGTGTTAAGAAGATTATGCTTGAAGGTAATGAAGTTACTGATGAAAGGGGTAGTTTGACTAAGGAAATACAAAATGTTATGATTGAAATTACTAATCCTGGTGATGATACTATTCCGGAATGTTCTCCATGGCATGATGATAGGCTTGAAACATATAAACAGGAGTTGCTTGACCCAGATAATGAGCAGGGTTTTGTTTATACTTATGGTAACCGGTTAAGACAATATTTTGATATTGATCAGATAGATACTTGTATTGATAAGTTAAATAATTGTCGTGAGTCCAGAAGGGCTATTGCTATTACTATAGATCCTATTCAGGACAATAAGGTTGATGAGATTCCTTGTTTACAGGAGATTGCATTTTTGATTCGGAATGATGAACTTTACATGACTGATTTTTTCAGAAGTAATGATTGTGGTGGTGCTACTTTTCCTAATTTGTTTGGTATTAGGGAGGTTGGTTATTATGTTGCGGAGAATACTGGTACCGAGTTAGTGAATATGGTTCATCATGCTATGAGTCTTCATATTTATGAACATGACTGGGATAAATGTAGGGAAATTTTGAAAAAATGGTGA
- a CDS encoding methionine synthase encodes MTIITTVVGSYPTHSFKANGFNEKLSETLGLFDPYKQSIINSVEAFVKADIDIICDGQVREDMVKIFASKINGFRIEDNTAYVKGKITPAPHPISVKDFKLAFKTAKSLNPMFKLNAPLEDIFNHEAKGVKGILTGPTTLIHSSLIENFYSSKENAIYDIARALLVEAKELENNGACAIQIDEPFISTGAEDINVSKTAVEIISEELDIPVILHVCGDLKDVLGDLLDFNVDILDFEFSGMPQNIDYLKREWSSSRDKYIGIGCVNTKLDSIDEKEDVRSTVSSVKNIIKQDNIIIDPDCGMRTLSNELSEGKLNLLKEIKEEGL; translated from the coding sequence ATGACCATAATTACAACAGTAGTCGGCAGTTATCCTACACACAGTTTTAAAGCCAATGGTTTTAATGAAAAGCTTAGTGAAACTCTTGGATTATTTGACCCATATAAACAATCAATCATTAATTCGGTAGAGGCATTTGTTAAAGCAGACATTGACATTATCTGTGATGGTCAAGTTCGTGAAGATATGGTGAAAATTTTTGCCAGCAAGATTAATGGATTTCGAATAGAGGATAATACTGCTTATGTTAAAGGAAAAATTACTCCAGCACCACACCCAATTTCTGTGAAAGATTTTAAGTTAGCATTTAAAACAGCAAAATCATTAAATCCCATGTTTAAATTAAATGCTCCATTGGAGGATATTTTTAATCATGAGGCAAAGGGAGTTAAAGGTATTTTAACCGGGCCAACCACCCTCATTCATTCATCATTGATTGAAAACTTTTATTCCAGTAAAGAAAATGCTATTTATGATATTGCAAGAGCATTACTTGTTGAAGCAAAGGAATTGGAGAATAATGGTGCCTGTGCTATACAGATAGATGAACCGTTTATTTCCACTGGTGCGGAGGATATTAATGTTTCTAAAACTGCCGTAGAAATAATTAGTGAAGAATTGGACATTCCCGTTATTTTACATGTTTGTGGTGACTTAAAGGATGTTTTAGGTGACTTGTTGGATTTTAATGTGGACATTTTAGATTTTGAATTCTCTGGAATGCCACAGAATATAGATTATTTGAAAAGAGAATGGTCATCCAGTAGGGATAAATATATTGGCATTGGCTGTGTGAACACTAAACTTGACAGTATTGATGAGAAGGAAGATGTTCGAAGTACTGTTAGTAGTGTTAAGAATATTATTAAGCAGGATAATATTATTATTGACCCTGATTGTGGTATGAGAACTTTAAGTAACGAGTTAAGTGAAGGAAAATTAAATTTATTGAAGGAAATTAAGGAGGAGGGTTTGTAG
- a CDS encoding DUF354 domain-containing protein: MIVVKIWIDIVNSPHVRFFNGIIKRLKADGHEVLITARDFSNIHDLLDIFGLEYTSIGNHGVTLEEKLLSSTKRAYELSKFIAKEDIDIAITKHSIELPRVAFGLGIPNIFVLDNEHAIAANKLTLPLTNKLIIPEIFDVWNTIHFGMNPNDIVRYNGTCEVTHLEDFEFNENILDDLGLELNNEKIILMRPEPSLASYLDADCTKSVLTPIVDALKDQADILVIPRFRTQGELFEDLENVHIIKTPVDTFSLMKKADLVIGAGGTMNREAALLGTPVISCYPGKQLSVDTYYISKGFMKRSKNLNEIIELSKELLNEKPCNHSLETDNLIDLIVDEIYKTYNEHKN; this comes from the coding sequence GTGATTGTTGTGAAAATATGGATAGATATAGTTAATTCGCCACATGTAAGATTTTTTAATGGAATTATTAAAAGATTGAAGGCAGATGGTCATGAAGTTTTAATTACGGCAAGAGATTTCTCTAATATACATGATTTACTGGATATTTTTGGTTTAGAATATACTTCTATTGGTAATCATGGTGTTACTCTTGAAGAGAAGTTATTATCTAGTACTAAGCGAGCTTATGAACTATCCAAATTTATAGCAAAAGAAGATATTGACATAGCAATTACCAAGCATTCAATAGAATTACCTCGGGTAGCTTTTGGGCTGGGAATTCCTAACATTTTTGTTCTGGATAATGAACATGCTATTGCTGCTAATAAATTAACTCTTCCATTAACTAATAAGTTAATTATTCCGGAAATTTTTGATGTTTGGAATACTATTCATTTTGGTATGAATCCTAATGATATTGTTAGATATAATGGTACGTGTGAGGTTACTCATTTGGAGGATTTTGAATTTAATGAGAATATTCTTGATGATCTTGGTTTGGAGTTGAATAATGAAAAGATTATTTTGATGAGGCCGGAGCCTTCTCTTGCATCATATTTGGATGCTGATTGTACTAAGTCTGTTTTAACTCCAATTGTTGATGCTTTGAAAGATCAGGCAGATATTCTTGTAATTCCTCGTTTTAGGACTCAGGGTGAACTTTTTGAGGATTTGGAGAATGTTCATATTATTAAGACTCCTGTTGATACGTTTAGTCTTATGAAAAAGGCGGATCTTGTTATTGGTGCTGGGGGAACTATGAATAGGGAGGCAGCTTTGCTTGGAACTCCTGTTATTTCATGTTATCCTGGGAAACAATTGTCTGTTGACACTTATTATATTAGTAAAGGTTTTATGAAGCGTTCCAAAAATTTAAATGAAATTATTGAGTTGTCTAAGGAATTATTGAATGAAAAACCATGTAATCATTCTTTAGAAACTGATAATCTTATTGATTTGATTGTTGATGAAATTTATAAAACTTATAATGAACATAAAAATTAG
- the hypB gene encoding hydrogenase nickel incorporation protein HypB, whose amino-acid sequence MHNVASIEIEQDIIQANDKLAYDNRTKFDEKGVFAVDLVGAVGSGKTSLLEKLIDEMDDDIGVIAGDILSKFDAKRIEDKNVPVKGLNTGKECHLDAHLIEHALPDVPLDDISILFIENVGNLICPADFNLGAHVRTVIISVTEGDDTAEKHPMIFKGADMAIVNKVDLADAVGADADKMVKDIKTINPDIPVVKCSLKTGEGVQEIIDLYKKFQEQ is encoded by the coding sequence ATGCATAATGTAGCAAGTATAGAAATAGAACAGGATATTATTCAAGCAAATGATAAATTAGCATATGACAATAGAACAAAATTTGATGAAAAAGGAGTGTTTGCAGTAGACCTTGTGGGTGCTGTAGGATCAGGTAAAACATCATTACTCGAAAAATTAATTGATGAAATGGATGATGATATTGGAGTAATAGCTGGAGATATTCTAAGTAAGTTTGATGCTAAAAGAATAGAAGATAAAAATGTTCCAGTTAAGGGTTTGAACACTGGAAAAGAATGTCACCTTGATGCACATCTTATTGAACACGCTTTGCCTGATGTTCCTTTAGATGACATTTCCATATTGTTTATTGAAAATGTTGGAAACCTTATCTGTCCTGCTGACTTTAATCTTGGTGCACATGTAAGAACAGTGATTATTAGTGTAACCGAAGGAGACGACACTGCAGAAAAACATCCTATGATATTTAAAGGAGCTGACATGGCAATAGTTAACAAGGTTGACTTAGCTGATGCTGTGGGCGCAGATGCAGATAAAATGGTTAAAGACATTAAAACTATAAACCCTGACATTCCAGTTGTTAAATGTAGTTTAAAAACTGGAGAAGGTGTACAGGAAATTATTGACTTATACAAAAAGTTCCAAGAGCAATAA
- the hypA gene encoding hydrogenase maturation nickel metallochaperone HypA has product MHELSMANSMVEAILDTAKKNDAIKINEAVFEVGELTMLNPEQLRFMMDVLREGTIFEDAKIIINMIPTKIECESCGFTGSIETDENTDHLMTVATCPECKNTRVHILQGQECNIKTIKIEKDDENA; this is encoded by the coding sequence ATGCATGAATTATCAATGGCTAATAGTATGGTTGAGGCCATACTTGATACTGCAAAGAAAAATGATGCCATAAAAATTAATGAAGCCGTGTTTGAAGTTGGAGAACTGACTATGCTAAATCCGGAACAGTTAAGGTTTATGATGGATGTTCTCAGAGAAGGAACCATCTTTGAAGATGCTAAAATAATAATCAATATGATTCCTACAAAGATTGAATGTGAATCATGTGGATTTACAGGATCAATAGAAACAGATGAAAATACGGATCATTTAATGACTGTTGCAACATGCCCGGAATGTAAAAATACGAGAGTACATATATTACAGGGCCAGGAATGTAACATTAAAACTATAAAAATTGAGAAGGATGATGAAAATGCATAA
- a CDS encoding ribose-phosphate diphosphokinase, with protein sequence MIIGGSASQALAAQVATELDDKLCNVETKKFPDGERYLRIKEEIPEDEKVCVIQSTGYPQDENMMELFFILDTLKDMNIKDITVVSPYLGYSRQERRFKETECISAKATATLIQSMGIKRLISINLHEESICDLYDIPVDNLSAMPAIAQHIKETFNEKPVILAPDKGAQNFAKEIATILDTDYDYLEKVRLSPEVVETKTKNISVEDKQVVIIDDIISTGGTIVNAINILKEQGAVSVDVFCVHPVLVNDAVIKISAAGARSVQGTNTLKSEVSNISLAQTIANHLKSL encoded by the coding sequence ATGATAATAGGTGGATCAGCTTCACAAGCATTAGCAGCACAAGTTGCAACAGAATTAGATGATAAATTATGTAACGTTGAAACAAAAAAGTTTCCAGACGGTGAAAGATACCTGAGAATAAAAGAAGAAATACCAGAAGATGAAAAAGTCTGCGTAATTCAATCAACAGGATATCCACAAGACGAAAACATGATGGAACTATTCTTCATATTAGACACATTAAAAGATATGAACATAAAAGACATCACAGTAGTATCACCATACCTCGGATACAGTCGTCAAGAACGCAGATTTAAAGAAACAGAATGCATATCAGCAAAAGCCACAGCAACACTCATACAGAGTATGGGAATAAAACGATTAATCTCAATAAACCTCCACGAAGAAAGCATATGTGACTTATATGACATACCAGTAGATAACTTATCAGCAATGCCAGCAATAGCACAACACATAAAAGAAACATTCAACGAAAAACCAGTAATACTAGCACCAGATAAAGGTGCACAAAACTTTGCTAAAGAAATAGCAACAATACTAGACACAGATTATGACTACCTTGAAAAAGTACGCTTATCACCAGAAGTAGTTGAAACAAAAACAAAAAACATATCAGTAGAAGATAAGCAAGTAGTAATAATAGATGACATCATAAGTACTGGTGGAACAATAGTAAACGCAATCAACATACTTAAAGAACAGGGAGCAGTATCAGTAGATGTATTCTGTGTACACCCAGTTCTCGTAAATGATGCAGTAATAAAAATCAGTGCTGCAGGAGCAAGAAGTGTACAGGGAACAAACACTCTAAAAAGTGAAGTTTCAAATATAAGTTTAGCACAAACAATTGCTAACCACTTAAAATCATTATAA